GTGTCGCGCTGGGTGCTGACCGAGACGTACTCGCCGCCCGCCATCGACAGCGCGCCGGCGACCAGGCCCGCCACGCCCGCGGCCAGGACGGTGGTGCGGTCGGCGGTGGTGCCGGCGACGCCCACCACGAGTCCCGCCGTGGACACGATGCCGTCGTTGGCGCCCAACACCCCCGCGCGCAACCAGTTGAGGCGTTCGGACAGGGCGTCGTGGTGGGCTTCGCCGGCGTGGGTCATGGCGTGATCGAACCACCTCACGGGCGGTTATGCTGCGGCGGAGTCCTTGGGGGGATCGATGCGCAGGCGCGCGGTGTTGGGTGTCGGGGTCCTGGCCGCCGTGGGGGCGGTGGTGCGGCCGTTGCCGGCTCCGAAGAGGGTCGCGGGGTGCGCGGAGTGGGGTGCGCGGGTTCCCGTGGAGGAGCAGGCCGTGGTGCTGCGCCGGCCGGAGCGCATCCTCGTGCACCACACGGCGACGGAGAACGTCCTGGACACGTCCGAGCGGCACGCGTTCGAGCTGGCGCGGTTCTTCCAGCGGCTGCACACCGACGACCGGGGCTGGGGCGACACCGGCCAGCACTTCACGATCTCGCGCGGCGGCGTCCTGCTCGAAGGCCGGTACGGCAGCCTGGCCGCCCTGCGGCAGGGTGACCGGCTCGTGGAGGGCGCGCACTGCCCGGGCCAGAACCGGACCTCGATCGGCATCGAGAACGAAGGCACCTACGTGTCCGAGGTCCCGCCGGCCCGGCAGTGGGACGCCCTGGTGTGGCTGTGCGCGCGGGTGTGCCGCCAGTACGACATCCCCCCGACTGAGATCCACGGCCACCGCGACTTCTACGCCGACACGGTGTGTCCGGGCGACGCCTTCTACGCCCTGCTGCCACGCCTGCGAGCGGACGTCGCCCTAGCCGTCTAGAACGACCGACCGGCTAGAACGGCCAGTCGGCGTTCCTCCCCGCCTCCAGCAACCGGATCGCGCCGAACGCCTGGTCGGTCAGGCCGCCGAAGGTGTGCCGGTCACGGGCACCCGACGGCGTGTGGCCCCGCCGGTCACCGGCGAGGTTCCACGTGTAGAGCGGCGTGCCGGGTGGCACGGCCCGGTCCACGTCGTCCGCGGCCTGCTCGTCGGTGAGGACCACCACGCGGTCGTGGCCGCGCAGGTGCCGCTGGATCGCACGAGCCGTGTACGTCCCGCCGCCGATGAAGTAGCCGCCCTCCTTCCACCGCGTCACGGCGCTCAGCAGCGGTTCGTCCCGGCGCAGCGGGAACGGCATGGTCTCGGGCCGCCCGCCGTGGGGGCTGGAGAACGAGACGACGTCGGCGTCCGCGCACCGGATGCCCAGGGCCAGGCCGAACACGGCCGCCGCGTCCCACCGGTGCAGCGTGCCGTCCCGGGAGAAGGGCGCGTTCATCGAACCCGAGGTGTCCACCAGGACCAGCGTGCGGCCGGGCAGTTCGGGGACGGTGCGCAGCGAGTGGTCGAGCGCCTGCGCCAACGTCCCAGCCCACCGCGACGACCCGACCGCCCGGTGCGCCGACAGGAACCGCAACGGCAGCTGCCGTGACCGGGCGACCTGGTCGGGGTCGGCCAGGCGCGCGGCGACCCGGGCCGCGACCTCGTCGGACACCCCGGCGCGGTCGAAGTTGCGCAGGTTGCGCAGCAACGCCATGTACCCCATGGACGGGATCAGCGCTTCCCACACGGCGGCGGTCAGCGGGCCTTGCAGCCACCCCGCCACCGATTCCCACGTCATGCCGGCCTCGCGCAGCACGGCCACCGCGTCGCCCCGGTCGAACAGCGCACGCCGGCGTTCCACCGGCCAGGACAGCAGTTCCGCCCGCCGAGCCAGGACGGTCAGCGACGCCGGGACCGCGGTGTCGTGGCCGTAGCGGCGGTCCAGCGCGTGGGTGAACAGGTCCGCCCGGCCCCCGGTCGGGTGGACGAGGTTGAGCACGTCACCGAAGCGCAGCGCCCGCGCGGGGCTGTCGTACTTGATCAGGGCGCGCTCGTCGTACAGCCGCAGCACGGCGTCCGCGACACCCCGCTTGACCGGCTTGGGCACGGCCCGACCGTGGGTGGCCAGCCAGTGCGCCAGCAGTTCCCCCGGCTCGTCCGCGCGCCGCAGCACGCTGTCCACCACCGAGCGGTTCGACGGTCCGCGGTCGTCGCCGGCGCCGAGCCGGGCCCGCACGTACTCCGCCGCCCCGACCAGCGCGGCGGTGCGCAGGTTCGCGCCGGTGCGCAGCCACGCGAGCAGCCGGGCGGTCCAGTCGGGGTCCTCCAGCGCGGCCGCACGCACGAGCGCCGCGTACCGGTCGTCGCGCTCGCCCGCCGCCTCGTAGGCGGTGGGCTCCCCGACCATGGTGGTCACCGCGAGCAGGAACAGCTCGGACCGGGTGTCGCGCGCGTACCCCGGACCGCCTTCGTGGGTCGTGCCGGACGGGGTCCGCCCGGACTCGACGAAGCTCCGCACCAGAGCGCGCAGCGTGCCGCGGTTGAACTTCGCCATGAGACCCACCTCCGTCGCGGAAGAGACCGCGCACGCGCCCTCGCGGAGAGGACGCGTGCGCGGGTGCATTCCCGAGATCAGGAGGCGACGAAGGTGACAGCTGCTCTGCCAGTTGAGCTACGACACCCGAAGTGCCGACGGGACTCGAACCCGCAACACGCCCATTACCAGTGGAAGTAACCCTCGTCTACGCACCGGGAGTGCTGCGCGAGCGTGCCCGGTGCCCGAGGGGGGATCAACCGGTTTTCGGTGCTACCAGCCGAAGTTCTGGGTCCAGTAGATGCCGTACGAACCGCCGCGGGCCATGCCGACGCCCAGGGTCTTCAGCTTGCAGTTGAGGATGTTCGCCCGGTGGCCCGGCGATTCCATCCACCCCTTCACCACGGCCTCCGGCGTGCGCTGCCCGGCGGCGATGTTCTCCGCGCCCGGGGACGGGTAGCCGGCGGCCTTGATGCGGTCGGCGAAGGTGCGGCCGTCCTGGGAGATGTGGCTGAAGTAGTTGTGGGCCGCCATGTCCTCGCTGTGGCCGCGGGCGGACTTGTCGAGGCGTTCGTCGATGCCCAGGGCCGGGCAGCCGTGGGCCGCGCGTTCGGCGTTGGTCAGGTTGAACACCTTCGCCTCGGCCAGTTCCACCTCGGTCTTGGCGGGCGCGACGGGCGCGGGTTCCGCCGGGGGTTCGGCGGAGGTGGTCGGTGGTGCGGGCGGGGTGGTGGTTTCGGAAGTGGTGGTGGTGGTCGTCGTGGTGGTGGAGGACGACGTCGACGGCGACGGGGACGTGACCGGGGTGCCGGTCTGGGACGTCGTGCGGACCGTCGTGGTGGCTGTGGCGGTCACCAGGCCGATTTCCTGAGGGTCGTCGCACCCGGCCAGCGCCAAGCCGGCCAATGCGACGACGACGGGCAGTGCACGCTTCGTGCGGGACACGCGGAACACGCGGAAAACCTCAATCTGCGTTCGACGGCTTTTCGGGTGCGGCGACCGCCGAGCGCCTTTGTGCAGGGTAGGCGCTGCGGTCGCCGCACCGGACGCGGAATGGGGCAACCGGGCAAGGGGGAGAGCGCTGCGGTCGACCTCGATTCCGGAAATGACTTTGCCGGTCATTTCCGGGAATGTCAACACGCGATTATTTAAGGAACATTTAAAGGTGCCATCAGGTGCCGCAAAGAAAGCGCGCGCTAGCTTTGGTGCTCCGGCAGCCGGGTCAGCCGCAACTGGACCCGGGTGCCCCCGAGCGGCCCGCGGTCCACGACCAGCGAGCCTCCGGTGGACTCGGCCGCGCGGCGGGCGATGTCGAGTCCGAGACCGGTGGAGCCGGCGCTGCTGCTTCCACGGCGCAGCGCCGTCTCCAGGTCCTCGATCCCCGGCCCCGCGTCCTCGATGACGATGACCACCTGCTCGGGCCGGTGGAACAGCGCCACCACGAACCCGGTGCCCTCCGGCGTGTGCCGGAAGATGTTGCCCAGCACCACGTCCATCGCCGCGGCGAGGTCGCTGCGGGTCAGCGGCACGTACGCGCGCCGCTCGGTGCCGCGCAGGTTCCACAGCCGCTGCTGGTCGTCGGCCAGCGCCGACCAGAACACCAGCCGGTCGTGCACGACCTGCGCCGCGTCGCACCGCCCGCCGTCCGGGTCGTCCAACTCCTTGCGCGCGGCCCGGATCAGCTCGTTGACCTCGCGTTCCAGCGCGTGCACGGCCTGGCGCACCCGGTTCGCGCCGGGGTCGGTGCCCAGCGTCTCGGAGTCCAGCCGCAACGCGGTCAACGGCGTGCGCAGCCGGTGCGAGAGGTCGGCCAGGATCTCCCGCTCGTTGGCCATGAGCTGCCCGATCCGGTCGGCCATCCGGTTGAACGCACCACCCGCGTCCACCAGCTCCGGCGGACCCGTGGGCGTCACGCGCGCGGTCAGGTCGCCCTGCTCCATCCGCCGCGCCCCCTCGGCCAAGGCCCGCGACGCCCGCACCACGCGCGCCCCCAACCGGTCCGCGACCAGCACCGACGCCAGCACCAGCGACACCGCCACCCCGGACAGCGCGAGCCACGCCGACGTGACACCCCGGGACAGCTCGGCGGAGGGCACGAACGCCTCCACCACCGCCACCCGGTCCTCGCCCAGCACGACCGGCTGGAGGTGCACCCACCCCTCGGGCACGGGCCCGCTGGAGGACAACCCCTTCTCCCGCGCCGCCCGCAACTGCTCGTCGGTCGCCTTCACCGCGCCCACCACCTGGCCGTCCGGCAGGTGCACGGCCACGCGCCCGGAGATCGACGCCAGCGCCTGCTGCACCGCCGCCGGGTCCACGGTGATCACCAGCACCGGCGTCAACGCGCCCGCCTGCCGCTCGGCGTCGGCCACCGCCCGGTCCTCGGCGAGCTGCCGCACCACCAGGGCCAGCGGGATCAGGAACGCCAGCGCCACCATCGAGGTGACCGCGAGCGAGACCAGCGCGAGGGACTTGCGCACGTCACTCCGCCGCCGTCAGCTTGAACCCGACCCCGCGCACGGTGTGCAGGTAGCGCGGCTGCGCGGCCCGTTCCCCGAGCTTGCGGCGCAGCCACGACAGGTGCACGTCCAGGGTCTGGTCGTCGTGCCGGCCGGGCAGGTTCCACAGGTTGGCCAGCAGCTCCCCGCGCGGCACCACCTTGCCCTCGCGCGCCGCCAGGTAGGCCAGCAGGTCGAACTCCTTGCGGGTCAGGTTCAGCTCGCGCGCGCCCAGCCGCGCCTCCCGGCGGTCCAGGTCGATGGTCAGCTGCCCGATCCGGATCGGTTCCGGCTTGTCGTCCTTGCGCGCCCGGCGCAGCACCGCCGACAGCCGCGCGGCGAGGTGCTCGCTGGAGAACGGCTTGACCAGGTAGTCGTCCGCGCCCGCGTTGAGCAGCCGCACGATCTCGGCCTCGTCGTCCCGGGCGGTGGCCACGATCACCGGCACGTCGCACACGCCCCGCATCATCCGCAACGCGTCCGCGCCGTCCATGTCCGGCAACCCCAGGTCCAGCACGACCAGGTCGAACGGGCCACCCGCGATCTCGCGCAACGCCTCCAGCGCCGTGCCCACCGGCAGCACCGCGTGGCCGAGCCCGGTCAACGCGCGCGACACCGCCGACCGCACCACCGGGTCGTCCTCGACGAGCAGCACCGAGACCATGCCGCGCACCGTAACGCCCCCGTTCCCGGGTGTCGCCGGGCGGCCCGCTCGGGCTGACGCCGGAACAGGGGACGATCGCCGGCAGGATGACCTCCGTGCCCAGGGGTCTCCAGTACTTCGCAGCGTGGTCGGCGTCCACCGCCGTCGCCGTGGTGCTGTCGTGGCTGGGCATCCGCTTCGTCCTGGACGCCGGCGTCCCCGAACGCCCGAGACTCGTCGCCGGTCCCACCCAACAGTCCAGCGCCGTCCCCACGACCACCACCACAACCGCCCCGACCACCACCACGACAACCACCACCGTCGTCGTCCCCACCACCACGACGACCACGACGACGACCCCACCACCCCTGCCGCCGGAAAACGGCACGTGGAGCCAACAGAACGGCGAACCCGTCTACC
This DNA window, taken from Saccharothrix variisporea, encodes the following:
- a CDS encoding peptidoglycan recognition protein family protein; this translates as MRRRAVLGVGVLAAVGAVVRPLPAPKRVAGCAEWGARVPVEEQAVVLRRPERILVHHTATENVLDTSERHAFELARFFQRLHTDDRGWGDTGQHFTISRGGVLLEGRYGSLAALRQGDRLVEGAHCPGQNRTSIGIENEGTYVSEVPPARQWDALVWLCARVCRQYDIPPTEIHGHRDFYADTVCPGDAFYALLPRLRADVALAV
- a CDS encoding TROVE domain-containing protein, translated to MAKFNRGTLRALVRSFVESGRTPSGTTHEGGPGYARDTRSELFLLAVTTMVGEPTAYEAAGERDDRYAALVRAAALEDPDWTARLLAWLRTGANLRTAALVGAAEYVRARLGAGDDRGPSNRSVVDSVLRRADEPGELLAHWLATHGRAVPKPVKRGVADAVLRLYDERALIKYDSPARALRFGDVLNLVHPTGGRADLFTHALDRRYGHDTAVPASLTVLARRAELLSWPVERRRALFDRGDAVAVLREAGMTWESVAGWLQGPLTAAVWEALIPSMGYMALLRNLRNFDRAGVSDEVAARVAARLADPDQVARSRQLPLRFLSAHRAVGSSRWAGTLAQALDHSLRTVPELPGRTLVLVDTSGSMNAPFSRDGTLHRWDAAAVFGLALGIRCADADVVSFSSPHGGRPETMPFPLRRDEPLLSAVTRWKEGGYFIGGGTYTARAIQRHLRGHDRVVVLTDEQAADDVDRAVPPGTPLYTWNLAGDRRGHTPSGARDRHTFGGLTDQAFGAIRLLEAGRNADWPF
- a CDS encoding CAP domain-containing protein, whose translation is MFRVSRTKRALPVVVALAGLALAGCDDPQEIGLVTATATTTVRTTSQTGTPVTSPSPSTSSSTTTTTTTTTSETTTPPAPPTTSAEPPAEPAPVAPAKTEVELAEAKVFNLTNAERAAHGCPALGIDERLDKSARGHSEDMAAHNYFSHISQDGRTFADRIKAAGYPSPGAENIAAGQRTPEAVVKGWMESPGHRANILNCKLKTLGVGMARGGSYGIYWTQNFGW
- a CDS encoding sensor histidine kinase; this translates as MRKSLALVSLAVTSMVALAFLIPLALVVRQLAEDRAVADAERQAGALTPVLVITVDPAAVQQALASISGRVAVHLPDGQVVGAVKATDEQLRAAREKGLSSSGPVPEGWVHLQPVVLGEDRVAVVEAFVPSAELSRGVTSAWLALSGVAVSLVLASVLVADRLGARVVRASRALAEGARRMEQGDLTARVTPTGPPELVDAGGAFNRMADRIGQLMANEREILADLSHRLRTPLTALRLDSETLGTDPGANRVRQAVHALEREVNELIRAARKELDDPDGGRCDAAQVVHDRLVFWSALADDQQRLWNLRGTERRAYVPLTRSDLAAAMDVVLGNIFRHTPEGTGFVVALFHRPEQVVIVIEDAGPGIEDLETALRRGSSSAGSTGLGLDIARRAAESTGGSLVVDRGPLGGTRVQLRLTRLPEHQS
- a CDS encoding response regulator transcription factor; this encodes MVSVLLVEDDPVVRSAVSRALTGLGHAVLPVGTALEALREIAGGPFDLVVLDLGLPDMDGADALRMMRGVCDVPVIVATARDDEAEIVRLLNAGADDYLVKPFSSEHLAARLSAVLRRARKDDKPEPIRIGQLTIDLDRREARLGARELNLTRKEFDLLAYLAAREGKVVPRGELLANLWNLPGRHDDQTLDVHLSWLRRKLGERAAQPRYLHTVRGVGFKLTAAE